Genomic window (Culex pipiens pallens isolate TS chromosome 3, TS_CPP_V2, whole genome shotgun sequence):
tttaatatttttatttaaattaaataacctATTTTTGGCTGTCGTAATGATTTGGtgaatttttccattctttcataTATTAGCGGTTCTCTttaaaaatgagcaattctctgagatttcggtcattcgattcgattcggctgaaacttttttggtgcctttggtatgcccaaagaagccattttgcatcattagtttgtccatataatattccatacaaatttggcagctgtccatacaaaaatgatatgtgaaaattcaaaaatctgtatcttttgaagaaattttttgatcgatttggtgtcttcggcaaagttgtaggtatgggtacggactacactggaaaaaaatgatacacggtaaaaaaatttttggtgatttttaatttcactttttgtctctAAAACTTGTTatccaaaaaaacacttttttttattttttttattttttgaaatgttttaaaggacatcaaatgccaacttttcagaaattttcagaatgggcaaaaaatctttgaacgagttatgattttttgaatcaatacaatttttttcaaaaaagcgaaatatcggtcgcaaaaatttttcaatttcatttttcgacgtttaattgaatttgcaatcaaaaagtactttagtgaaattttgataaagtgctacgttttcaagttatagccatttttatgtaacttttttcaacatagtcgcagttattgatttttaaaaacagtgcccatgtttgccctcttatgaaaaaaatatttttgaaaagctgagaaaattctctatattttgctttttcggactttgttgatacgacccttagttgctgagatattgccatgcaaaggtttaaaaacaagaaaattgatgttttctaagtctcacccaaacaacccaccattttctaatgtcaatatctcagcaactaatggtccgattcaccagggctgtggagtcggagtcggagtcggagccggagtcggtggagtcgggtctttttggggacctgtagtcggagtcggagtcggagtcgtcaaaactcgaacagctggagtcggagtcggagccggagtcggctaaattttatgagctggagtcggagtcggagtcggagccgacaatttctgataacccggagccggatgcggagtcggagtcatcttaaatgcaaaaaaaattcttgttgttcagtatttgctataaaacagcttaatttacaaaacttcttatatttttaactgtttttttaagtcgtatgcactgaattgccattttttttaaaagatttatcagatgccattatgtttttgaagctttttattgtgattggaaaactcttattgtgttattatactaaatgataacctgtttattccctcttacccaagtatttaGTATTATAactcagaaatatttaattgattcttgTCTGcatccctttcaattcaaatttgaccaaatttaatcttgTTCTCTctgaaaaagtacacacacagtcatcttttaccctgatagcgaatgtcttggaggttttaagtaaatcacttttcagggaaaaaatacgaggtacaaaaaaaattcaaaataacaattgctgtttttggaaatcggaaaaagtcactgacagtataactcttccaacaaatattcaatCGTTATAACAATCTATTTCTAAGAAATCAACATGtgcattttgttttaaactaagtacaaaaaaatcaaagtgttgcatttcaaataattgaaactgacaaaaattatcaatacagttgcaacttattttgaaataatcattaaatatgttaaatatatcgattatcttaatgtttactatttttcTACTAAAATATGAGCATGTTGATCCTtgacaaactattttgatatcgttgcaaaaaatcgttgaacaaatctcaagatttcagtaccaaaaagtacacaaaattaaaatattattcaaccggtaataattttctcatattgtatgtcccacgccaatattttggaaggtgattatcattgcaaatcaatgtgcctaaaaaaatgttttttggatAGTTTTcttataggtccttttaaaatgacctagaaaatattttacctgtgGATTTCGGTTTTTatccaatattttgatatttcatatattttgaaggaggcgcacgatcattcataaagcttcgttttaggtgaagattcaagaagtatTGCGCGCCTCCTTCTatgtatattgaaaattttaaaataaaaataaatcaataattccCAGGTaacatattttctaggtcacggatatttgaaaaggaccccttaaTTATCTTTTCCACGAAGACATTTTTTAGATACCTTGATTTGCGATCATAAtctttaaatagtagtttatgcaacaagttgcaaaaagaagttgttttaagcacgagtcgtacatttatccaacgaggtttaccgagttggacaaatacgatgagtgctgcaaaaaacaagTTCTGCAACGAGTcgtttacaacattttttgcaattccgaaaaacgctttttgaatggaattttatgtcaattattcatgtgttaagtaaactcaccgttcaaaacaaaaaaatattgaaaaatgttacttttcgatactagtgctgaaaagttcaacttttcagcacccatttcaagtggaacttttcagcactggtgttgaaaggtataaattttccattttgttatttttggtagggaaaagtaggccgtttcgtttctccagaaggacaggaaaagttgacagtttcacagcggaattgcaaaaaaaaaaaacagtttcgtttaaaattgttatttaaaaaacaaggtgactttgatagtcaatgtgcttcttataaatgtcagcttaaaagtgtgcaaattgaatttatttgttaaatcgatcattaaggccaggtttcttttaatgattcattaaaaaatatatatttaaatataaataaaataaaatatatatttaatattaaaataaatgtaaataaaacaaacaagctaatttgaggttaagtaaataaaacccaatttaattacaaaactgttcttctgaaaatgccttcaaaactggagatagtttttgaattctgtttcaacaacgtataaaacttgtaacctagaaacttttttccgatgaatcttccttgagaaaaacatagCACTTAGAGAGTATTTGAATAAACCTATTtattaatgttttcaaaataatagttaacaaacttttgaaacatttcaaaatatgtggagtcggagtcggagtcggagccaacaatttgaagaaagctggagtcggagtcggagtcggagtcggctagagttggtaggccggagttggagtcggagtcggagtcggttgggactgaaagccggagccggagtcggagttggagtcgtctaatctcagaaagccggagtcggagtcggagtcggagtcgcttgaaatatgacccgactccgcagccctgcgattcacaatgttaaaatatgaaacattcgtgaaattttctaaccttttcgaaaaaaattttttctaaaattttaaatcaagactaacatttcaaaaggaccaaaattcaatattgcGCCCGTTTGACATCAATTAAAATgcaaatgcaaaatggcttctttgggcataccaccaaaaaagtttcagccggattaaaaaatacaaaaattaaaattaaagaaaaatacggattccgtagagaactgctcaaatacgacttcttaaatattttgtaagtttttattttatttataaaaatcgttggaatattttagagacttttacattctttcaaattaaaatagtttcgaaaaattaaaaagttttgctTCTTAAAAATTGTTGCAAGTTTTCTCTCCTTTTTTAATCTATCCTCATGGTCACAATAGATCCGAAGAAAATCCGACTTCAAAAACATAGCTCGATcgtgtttatttatatttttaaagataaaccCCCTCTTACCTCcccttcaaaaattctccatcAATTCAGGGGAAAGTTTTTATTCAGAAGACCTctgaattttaaagaatatagaagtgaaattaaagaaaaatgttcaaatcacCTTTCAATATTTGTGGATTTAGGCTCacatcaaaagttttgttttgtataatgttttttttttaattcgacattttgtccattcgaccttttgtccattcgacctcaTGTCTTTCGACCTTCTGTCATATActcacctgtctttattccgagtgaattcaTGTTGTCACCAGACCTGTAGGATCAGTAaacgaaaatcaagaaaatcccttagtaatttccatgtaaacttttacctacacagagaaaaaaagttgaattttggaatgttgaaaattttgtaggttgaatatttcctcttttttttgagtaatatttcataaaaaatgtttttaaaatgtgaacctgatgaatattcatcaaaaactgatgaaaattcatcattttctggggtaaaataaatattttttttgccacaaaatctgtcaccatttcctgatgaatattatcatcatttttttttctgtgtacagttgccaggccaattctcaaccaaaggggaacctcggtttgccgtaatcttagaactttttttgttaGCTGAAACATCCTAATGAATAATTTTAAACCGCTTTCTCACAtgcaactttttgaaaattggacaattATAAGTAAAAcggtcatattaaaaaaaaatactaaaattaatgCTTTTCCCCCCAGATCGTACTAACCTGCTTGGTGGCCGCTGCCTGTGCCGCCCCTAAGCCCGCTCCCATCGGAGGTTACTTCGGTGACGACCATGGCCTCTCGTACGCCGTGGCCGCTCCAGCTCCGGTGGTCAAGTATGCCGCCGCGCCCGCTCCGGTGGTTTCCTATGTCCACGCGGCCCCGGCCGTCCACGCCGTTCATGCCGCTCCGGCTCCGACCATCGTGAAGGCTGCCGTTCCGGCGGCCACCAGCTACGCCACCATCCACCAGGTGCACACGCCCGTCCACGTGGCCGCCGCCCCAGCCGTGGTCAAGTACGCCGCGCCCGCTCCGGTAGTGCAGTACGTCCAGGCCGCGCCAGCTCCGGTGGTCAAGGTGGCCGCTGCTCCGACCTACGTCCACGCTGCCCCGGCACCGGTCGTCAAGTACGGACTTGGAGGTTATGGAGGTTATGGTGGATACGGTGGATATCACGGATTCGAAGGATACCACGGATGGTAAATTAAGGCCACGAACGAGGACAATGGTTTGCCAAAGATCGTACTGACCCCATGCGCCCCCTTCATAGATGATAATGATGATGACCGAGCGATAAGAAGAGAGTGCGTTCTCAGGATATGAATTTCATCTTCAAGCTATTTTACTGTCTCTGTATGGTTATCTATgctggttttttgttttgtttttattacacGCTTCAAATCACTGCCGAGCACCTGCTAATGAGGACAGTCTTGCTgaagttatgttatgttatgtttaaTTAAAGATGTTGAATTTCCGAAAATCTGTTTCAGTTTTGCGAAAATCACAATTCCCTACACATGAAGCtatcgcaaatttttttgaatgccattttccttacaaatttgacagctgtgcAGTGTCCATACACAAATGgtagtgaaaattcaaaaatatgttttattcgaAGGAATTTTATGACCGATTATCGCCCTAGTTTTAGGTCATGATtgggccgatgcaaatatttttcaatggttTGTCCCTTGACTCTTGGCGTTTCAACGTTTCAATTAACAAcctattgaaaaatacaaattctgaaaatacACTTTTCGTTGactatttataatttaaaaaaaatagtgtcaaTCCTTATCCGTCTTAaaaggttacatacatgtaaatcgtcgtttttttttaattttaaaatcgggcttcgccatgcacacgggatatatcttgggagtcttcactccaaatttcatccaatttggtccatctcaactcgagatatcgtggcacccataaatcaactcggtgtttagagaaaaacgttcacaaatttTGATAGTTCGCTTTACGCATGGCAAAAATGTGAAcctaaatcgtctcttactcagttcagtcaaGAAATATCTTAATGAAACTTCAGGGGtggttgaaaatcatcttttaagtgaatttagtgaatttctgaaaaatgaaattttgtgattttctacatgtatgtaaccccttaaatatattagtaaattttaaaagctctctacaaTATACTTTATTAGATACTGTTGAACCGACCTTTGGTTTCTGAGatatggaattaaaaaaaaaataccaaaaataaacctttttttaaatcaaaaatgtcattttgattaaaaaattcaatggcAATAAATGGTgcactttcaaaaaatttgtatggaattaaatttcacattttcaatgcttttcaaaaaacactttttgaaaataatagctTGGTCAAAAACAAAACGTCTACACACGCTCAAAAGTTGGTACTTTTTGACTACTGaaacatatcgaaaaaaaaaatggaaagagtttgacaaaatctagtttttgtgaaaaaagttttacaaataaatcgataatttttaagagtgtaatatttttttaagtgcctaacataacctacaactttgcccaacacattgattgatcagaaaattcatttttaagaCACGATATGTTCTCACAGCACTTTTCTTTGGACagttaccaaatttgtatggagacttgtatgcagAGAAATGCTGTAAAGTGAAATTTGGATAAAGtgcaacgttttcaagttatattcTATAATGCGCCAGTTTGAATGAATCTGCTTCCAAAAtattcaaaccttttttttttttttttgaagattgcacaaattttccttttttcaggTTGAACATCGGACCACTAGTTCCCGAGATATCGGTGATCAAACAACAAGGGCTAATTGGGTAACACTGAGGAAATCTCATTTTTCCTTAGCAACCAAAagccgtatcaacaaagtttgaaaaagcataacacggtgtattttttcgagacctcaaagataaaaaattcggtatgtctgatatttggcaccgtgaaagaagggctctttcccgacattttgcggggtataccgaaaaaTTTCGTCGGGGgatctagagcaactttttttttgaagattatttttcgattttataagatatatgttcgaaaaagtcacagaaaatcagtgcattcatgttgatatcactcacatttcttatgaatatgccttggggactctaaccaaccATATTTGActaatatttgacctccaataaaaaaaacgaaccagatttaccagatttctagctttctttgaaattactccaaaatccaagctggaaatcccgatacgaccgaaaataaatcttttcttcGTACAATTTGGCATGAAAATACAacaacacattgcccggatacgaatttgagcatcaaacaatgcaaaacatggattatttaataaataagctgtttattacccaataggttctgaaaattatttttttcaattctctgccacatcacactattaaattttaaaacattttagaatcaatcacattgtagaaaacagttttttgagcaagttccataaaaaagtatcacttttggttcaatataagcagagatatgcccaatttcctgaaataaatagtgcctttctccaaaatttcttaatttaattagctttcacatgatgggcactgcctactgagTTTTGTAATGAATACTATAGAatgattttcatgaatttcgtcaaaacttgttataattttaatgtttcaataaaatattatcatcataaaaaatatcttagtaggcagtgcccatcatgtgaaaggtaactaaattaagaaattttgggaGGAGGGGAAAGgcacaatattttatttcagtAGAAAATTGGGCAAAATCTGGCTTATTATTGAAACCAAAACTTGGATTCTATTTTATTGgaaaacttgttcagaaaaactgttttttctcTACATTGTGATTGATTTCTAaatctgttttttgaaaatgtaatggTGTTTGTTAATGTTGGGGCAGagggttgaaatttttttttttttttgtgaaaagggaaatgaaaaaaaataattttcggatcctattgggtaataaacagctttatttatttaataatccatgttttgtttttgctttgtttattGCTCAATTCGTATTCCCGGGCATGTGGTGGCTGTATTTTCAGGGCCAATTAttatacaaagaaaagattgatTTTCGTGTCTTCCCGTCGCCTCTTCCGTATCGGGATATTTCCAGCTTGGAATTCGGGGTAGGGtggtttttttataaatttcaagaaaGCTAGGGAAAGGAAATCTgggtataaataaaaaaattggttcgattattttttttttattggaggtcaaatattgtcAAATATGGTTGTGGTTTAGAGTCCCCCAAGGATAATTCATAAGAAAATGTGAGTGATTTTTACATGAATATTGCActgattttctgtgactttttttgaccaaatttccaGATTATAagccaaaataaaataagatatcgtcaaaaaaaaatatgttgtgcTCCTAGAGGCCCCGACGATTGATTTCGTATTACCCGCATTTTGTCTGGGAATAAGAGCCCTGCGggcacggtgccaaatatcagacttacCGAATTGTTATCTTTTAGTTTGGTAGAAAAAACTCACCGTGGATTtattgttaagttttttttttcaggcctTTCGGATACTGGTTTGGTTTGCAAAATAGGCAACACTATTTTAAGGctagttttgttttcaaaaatatttgccaaaaaaatggggtaatatttattattaaatgtttttaaattattagtaaaaatttgtaaatataaaatataatgtaaattattataaaagtgtaattatgttgaaaaagtatattaaatggGTAGATTAAAGTGAAAAAGTGGTGTAGTATAGTAGATAAAAAGTTATATTAACGATtgttatttttagtaatttaagaattaattattaatataaaaagtgttaaatttatttttgtaaaaggttatttatattttattgtatttttgaattaattttttttttaaaaattaatttatgtaagatgtaataaaatattttaatttttaaatatttaaaattttaaaattaattgttaTTAAGTTAAATAAGTTAATATATTGgatatgtttttttgtaaaagtatTTGATGGTATTGTTTGAGTGATTGTTTAAGGATTATTTTAAAGGTGAAGGTATTTAATAGTAGAGGTGTTTGGGTTTGGGTGTTTTTTGTGAGTAATGAGGTGTTGAGTTAGGGAGGttattttgtgtttgtttgttgttaatATTTGGTAAATGGTATTGGTATGAGTGTGGAGTGAGTTTTATGGTGTGGTGAAGTATTAATTGTGTGGTGTGTGGTGGATGTaagtttgggtttttttttaattattgtttaGTATAATTAGGGGGGAAGGTTTTGTGGTTATTATGTTGTGTTGGGTTTTATGTTGTTTATTAAGGATGTAAGGTGTGgggatttggtatttttttgattgggGGGATATTTGGTGGTGTTGTTTTGGAAGGTTTGTTTTTGGGGGATTTggtggt
Coding sequences:
- the LOC120419289 gene encoding cuticle protein 65-like gives rise to the protein MKFLIVLTCLVAAACAAPKPAPIGGYFGDDHGLSYAVAAPAPVVKYAAAPAPVVSYVHAAPAVHAVHAAPAPTIVKAAVPAATSYATIHQVHTPVHVAAAPAVVKYAAPAPVVQYVQAAPAPVVKVAAAPTYVHAAPAPVVKYGLGGYGGYGGYGGYHGFEGYHGW